Proteins encoded within one genomic window of Flavobacterium sp. NG2:
- a CDS encoding transposase, which yields MASFYGVKGKNLLYQYKDFLSDFKIWNQKAHAKQWLIFPENIGKRLSIDETSLSNGELYTVLTNKAANGRKGTIVAMVAGTKAETVIAIIEKIPLKQRNLVNEITLDMAGNMGLIAKKCFPKAIQVTDRFHVQKLATEALQEIRIKHRWKAIDQENEAMEQAKSSKTKYEPKILTNGDTLKQLLARSRYFLYKNKSKWSQNQKERADLLFNLYPDIHKAYNLTQDLRNIFENTTDKIIAFTRLAKWHEKVNQSGFKSFNTISRTITNHYQNILNYFDNRSTNASAESFNAKIKAFRSQFRGVRNIEFFLFRLTNIYA from the coding sequence ATCGCCTCTTTCTATGGTGTCAAAGGCAAAAACCTACTATATCAATACAAGGATTTCTTAAGTGATTTTAAAATCTGGAATCAAAAAGCACATGCGAAACAATGGCTTATTTTTCCTGAAAACATTGGAAAACGGTTATCTATTGATGAAACCTCTCTTTCTAATGGCGAGCTTTACACCGTTTTAACAAACAAAGCTGCTAACGGTAGAAAAGGCACTATAGTAGCGATGGTTGCTGGAACAAAAGCAGAAACAGTAATTGCAATTATTGAAAAAATCCCTCTTAAACAACGAAACCTAGTTAATGAAATAACATTGGACATGGCTGGTAATATGGGATTAATTGCTAAAAAATGTTTTCCTAAAGCAATACAAGTGACCGACCGCTTTCATGTTCAAAAACTTGCCACTGAAGCTTTGCAAGAGATCAGAATTAAACACCGATGGAAAGCTATAGACCAAGAAAACGAAGCAATGGAACAAGCTAAAAGCAGCAAAACGAAGTATGAACCAAAAATATTAACCAACGGCGATACCCTCAAACAACTACTAGCTAGGAGTCGTTATTTTTTATACAAAAACAAATCAAAATGGTCTCAGAACCAAAAAGAACGTGCGGACTTATTATTCAATTTATATCCCGATATTCATAAAGCATACAATCTAACACAAGACTTACGCAATATCTTTGAAAACACAACTGATAAAATAATTGCTTTTACTAGACTGGCCAAATGGCATGAAAAAGTAAATCAATCAGGATTTAAGTCTTTCAACACAATATCTCGAACCATAACCAATCATTATCAAAACATATTAAACTATTTTGACAACAGAAGTACTAATGCTTCGGCAGAATCCTTCAATGCCAAAATAAAAGCTTTTAGGTCGCAGTTTAGAGGAGTTAGAAACATTGAGTTTTTCCTTTTTAGGCTAACTAATATTTATGCTTAA
- a CDS encoding transposase codes for MKDSLVELLKLLLPEIIVDYFELTSYEKGEEILHLYLKEINSIPKEYRQNKLSSKGFFDEITVQDFPIRGHQVYLHITRRRWLNEDTGQVVFRDWNLVADGTRVTQEFASFLKEINRFKA; via the coding sequence ATGAAAGATTCCTTAGTTGAACTTCTCAAGTTATTGTTGCCAGAAATTATCGTTGATTATTTTGAACTTACTTCTTATGAAAAAGGTGAAGAAATTCTTCATTTATACTTAAAAGAGATTAATTCGATTCCAAAAGAATACCGTCAAAACAAATTAAGTTCAAAAGGTTTTTTTGATGAGATAACTGTTCAAGATTTTCCAATACGTGGACATCAAGTGTACCTACACATTACTCGTAGAAGATGGCTTAACGAAGATACTGGACAAGTTGTATTTAGAGATTGGAATTTAGTAGCAGACGGAACTCGGGTAACACAGGAGTTTGCGTCTTTTTTAAAAGAAATCAATAGATTCAAAGCCTAA
- a CDS encoding hybrid sensor histidine kinase/response regulator, which translates to MQLNTTLNCKSIILAFFMMFITSTYSQYVFYKETIPEKISLHPFASIANVGQEKLEIQYVIQNYNTFNTSKLKSDNDDLGFTQDYFWGKFSVKNESGLDLHYYLETARPITDRVELYVVDKKSGVITKFVSGDKMPFKERAFDNRKTIFKLNFKPNSSLDIYLHLKSDGEVVKMPLELSNSDSFVITESFEQFIFGVFYGILLIASIIYFFFFFALKEQTFLYYSLYVFFVSLMQLSLDGYFYKYFTPNGGWLSQHSVLLFSMITGILLGKYSEVFLKIKQHNTIIYKLFNVVYGLAFVLIGFILFVPSALVYCYPIANVLGLFILLLIISSMVVLMRAKVRVDSFFASGILFLIVGFGVFILNNFGLLPNTFLIQNSSKFGTGLEIIFLSLSMANLIRNLKNEKNELNRLALVRSEEMNDLKTYFLSNISHELRTPLNAIMNLIDSVSNDVEDEKIKRNCQVIKYSSHSLLSSVNDILDFSKIEKKEIKLDNVVFNPASLIEQVKNSAELRAKDKGLDFVFTARNSMPRLLLGDEARLAQVINNVLSNAIKFTSEGFVKFEIETKMKSDNCASLVLTISDSGVGISKDKMDSIFDSFTQHNIDNKRKFGGLGLGLYIVKTLVDMQDGTIVMNSYLNKGTSCVITLDFKMVEAPKEEIIAPLPEVYDLEGRTILVVEDNSINQMVIKMILKKWKNTHVVFANNGQEGLDAFKSHSIDLVLMDLQMPVMDGYEATIAIRNGEAGQENSSVPIIAVTADVMEGTKARVIEIGMNDYLSKPIKNDLLYNAVKKLVTELV; encoded by the coding sequence ATGCAATTAAATACCACACTTAATTGTAAAAGCATCATTTTGGCTTTTTTTATGATGTTTATTACAAGTACTTATTCTCAGTATGTCTTTTATAAAGAGACTATTCCCGAAAAAATATCCTTACATCCATTTGCTTCCATTGCAAATGTTGGCCAAGAAAAGCTAGAGATTCAGTATGTAATTCAGAACTACAATACATTTAACACTTCAAAATTAAAATCAGATAATGATGATTTAGGTTTTACTCAAGATTATTTTTGGGGAAAATTTTCGGTCAAAAATGAATCTGGTTTGGATTTGCATTATTATTTAGAAACAGCAAGACCTATTACTGATCGTGTCGAACTCTATGTAGTGGATAAAAAATCAGGAGTTATCACAAAGTTTGTTAGTGGCGACAAAATGCCTTTTAAGGAAAGAGCTTTTGATAACCGAAAAACAATTTTTAAATTAAATTTTAAACCTAATAGCTCTCTTGATATTTATTTGCATTTAAAGAGTGATGGTGAGGTGGTGAAAATGCCTTTAGAGTTATCTAATTCGGATAGTTTTGTAATAACAGAGTCATTTGAGCAGTTTATTTTTGGTGTATTCTATGGGATACTTCTAATTGCGTCGATTATTTATTTCTTTTTCTTCTTTGCCTTGAAGGAGCAAACGTTTTTGTATTATAGTTTATATGTGTTTTTCGTCAGTTTAATGCAGTTGTCATTAGATGGTTATTTTTATAAATACTTCACTCCAAATGGTGGTTGGTTATCACAACATTCCGTATTGCTATTTTCGATGATAACGGGTATTTTATTAGGAAAATATAGTGAGGTGTTTTTGAAGATAAAACAGCATAATACTATAATCTACAAATTGTTTAATGTGGTATATGGGTTGGCTTTTGTTTTAATAGGTTTTATTCTTTTTGTTCCTTCAGCCTTGGTGTATTGTTATCCTATTGCAAATGTTTTAGGGTTATTTATTTTGTTACTTATCATTAGTTCGATGGTGGTGCTTATGCGTGCAAAAGTAAGGGTTGATTCCTTTTTTGCTTCGGGTATTTTATTTTTAATAGTAGGATTTGGGGTTTTTATTCTCAATAATTTTGGATTACTCCCTAATACTTTTTTAATTCAAAATAGCTCTAAGTTTGGAACAGGTTTAGAGATAATCTTTCTTTCGCTTTCGATGGCCAATTTGATTCGGAATTTAAAGAACGAGAAAAACGAACTGAATCGCCTGGCATTAGTTCGTTCAGAAGAGATGAATGATTTAAAAACTTATTTTTTATCGAATATTAGTCATGAATTGCGTACGCCTCTGAATGCTATAATGAATTTAATTGATTCGGTTTCTAATGATGTTGAAGATGAGAAAATCAAAAGAAACTGCCAAGTAATTAAATATTCATCCCATAGTTTATTGAGTTCAGTAAATGATATTTTAGATTTTTCCAAAATTGAGAAGAAAGAAATTAAGTTGGATAATGTTGTTTTTAATCCTGCATCACTTATTGAGCAAGTGAAAAATAGTGCCGAATTAAGAGCAAAAGATAAAGGCTTAGATTTTGTGTTTACAGCTAGAAATTCGATGCCTAGATTGCTGTTAGGAGACGAAGCAAGATTAGCGCAAGTCATTAATAACGTATTGAGTAATGCGATTAAATTTACTTCTGAAGGATTTGTCAAATTTGAGATTGAGACTAAAATGAAGTCGGATAATTGTGCAAGTTTAGTATTGACAATTTCGGATTCAGGAGTCGGAATTTCTAAAGATAAAATGGATAGTATTTTTGATTCTTTTACACAGCACAATATTGATAATAAACGAAAATTTGGAGGTTTAGGATTAGGACTTTACATTGTAAAAACCTTGGTAGATATGCAAGACGGAACTATTGTGATGAATAGTTATTTGAATAAAGGCACCAGCTGTGTCATCACTTTGGATTTTAAAATGGTCGAAGCTCCCAAAGAAGAAATTATTGCGCCATTACCAGAAGTATATGATTTGGAAGGGAGAACTATTTTGGTTGTTGAGGATAATTCAATAAACCAAATGGTGATTAAAATGATTTTGAAAAAATGGAAGAATACTCATGTGGTGTTTGCAAATAACGGGCAAGAAGGCTTAGATGCTTTTAAAAGCCATTCCATTGATTTAGTATTAATGGATTTACAAATGCCTGTTATGGATGGTTATGAAGCTACAATTGCTATTCGTAATGGTGAAGCAGGGCAAGAAAATAGTTCAGTACCTATAATTGCTGTAACTGCTGATGTTATGGAAGGGACAAAGGCAAGAGTAATTGAAATCGGAATGAATGATTATTTGTCTAAACCAATTAAAAATGATTTGCTTTACAATGCAGTTAAAAAGTTGGTAACTGAACTTGTTTAG